Below is a genomic region from Rana temporaria chromosome 3, aRanTem1.1, whole genome shotgun sequence.
TGTTAGGTGGGAAGGCAAAAATCGCCGACACCACTTCCTTATTTGTAATTTTAGCATCTAAAGCCATACTATCTTCCTCAGACAACTTAGGAAGGGATAAGCCCCCCAGCAATGTAGCCAGAGCCGCGGTGTCATACGGCGGTATCGGTGcatacagggctgaaaaaaatgcctggaactcagCCAAAACTTCTGTCGGGTCCCCGACCAGATCACCACTACGCCCCCTCACTACTGATATGTGCTCTATGTGATTTTGCTCCGCTACCAGCCTAGCCAAAAGTTTCCCATTTTTGTCCCCTTCAGAAAACAGTGAGTTCGCTCTATGTGTAACCTCCGTATGTGCAAGATCATTACAGTGCATCGACAGTCTACGTCTAGCCTCTAACAAGGCAGAGTAAGAAGCATCAGTCTGGTCCGCAACGTGTACAGATGCGCAGTCCTTCTCCCTATCCTGTAAGTCTTGAATGGTCTCATTCTGATCTACCCTGACCCTCTTAATCGCAGTAATTGATTCCCCCCGCATCACTGCCTTAAACGCATCCCAAACCACTAGTGGATCGGCCGAGTCCACATTCTGTGTCCAATAATTGTCAACTGCTTCAAGTAGGTGGTTGGAAACCTGTTCCTCCTGTAACCAGCCCGGTGACAGTCTCCAACTCCTGCCCCCCCCAACCGCTGGGAAGAGCAAAGAGACAGAGAGTGGATTATGATCTGAGAGCCCTCCTGCCAAAtagtctgccccccccacataggGTAGCATAGCCTGATTCGCAAATGCCAGGTCTATCCTAGCCGATGAGCGATGTGTCTGTGAAAGATGGGAGTAGCAGGTGGTGGTGGGATGTTTAGCTCTCCATATTTCTGATAAACCAGCCATAGAAACCCATGACAATAAGTCCTGCGATCCTCCCCTCCCTGGATTGGAAGAGTCCAGATCACTGAGTGTAGCATTAAAATCTCCCATCATTAGAAGCGGTAAATGAGCATGCGGGGTCAGTTTCACAtataaatcatataacatttgtaCACTAAAAGGAGGTGGCACATATACATTAACCAACAGGATTTTGCGATTGGCTATATCCATAACCACCGCCGCATATCGCCCCCCTGGATCAGTTATCACCTGGTGGATCTTACAAGGGAGCGCCTTGCTAATAAGTATAGACACACCCCTTGCAAATGTGGAATAGGTGGCGTGAAAAGATTTCTGAATCCAGTGCTTACGTAAGGCCAAAATTCTATTTCCAtccaggtgagtctcctgcaagaGGACCACATGCGGCCGAGCCACTTTTAAATACTGGAACATTGAGGCCCTTTTAAATTTGCTATTTAAGCCCCGAACATTCCAGGACACAAACTTAATCACATTAGCCATATTCCCCAGCACAAAACATCACCCAGATGCATCTCATACAGACCCGTAGGTCCAGATCAGGATGCAGCAATAATACCTGGCATGAAACCCCCGCTAACCGAGGACCGGGAACTGAGTAGCAAGCACATACAAGGaaacccatcccccctccctcccctcccaacAACCCTCCCCCCCTGCTATTATACcagaaccaaaaaaataaaaaagacaaaaaaaaatacgaaCCTTGAAGCAAAAAGGCTTCAAAAACACCCACTGTCTGGTATGCAGCTTCAAAACCCAAAAACATTTTAACACCCAAAAATCAGGTGTTACTGGAAGTCGTTCCGAAAGAGTTCTCGTCCAACCGTGTCCTAAAAGTCTTCCTGAGTTCTAGAGAGCTCCACATAAACAGGTTTCAACTTGGAGCTATATAGACAGGGCCTAAGCCAAACTGAAAAGGGAATAACCCACCACTGCCACCTGGTGGCTGCAAGGCCAACCTGTCAGGGGTGGCACACAGCTTTGAGATAATGCATTGGAAAGCACAGTGTTCCACCTCACAGCCTAATAAGACTACATTGTGAGAAGCCCAGAGctggggttgtaaaaaataaaaaataaaaaaccagatAACAAAAGAGAAGAGATTCAAACTTGTGGCCTGCTGCGGCAGACAGCAGGAAATATTCATGCAAtgtggcttgaaaaaaaaaaaaaaaaaaaaaaaaggcaaagtaCACAGGATCATCCCAAAGTGCTGTTGTCCACAGTGACAGTAGATTCAAAATCAAGGGAAAAAAGAGTGAGATATATTCAATACCAGAAAATAAAACATCAATTTCTCAATACTCAGCTTGCATTGAAGTTAGTTCAGGGGTTCCTATCCAACCAGTCGCAGGCATCTCTCGGATTATCAAAAAATTTTACATTGCCTTGATGCTGAACTCGCAGTTTACTGGGATAAAGCATGCTGTACTGTACATTCTTCTCACGCAGCCTCCTCTTAACATCATTAAATGATCGTCTTCTTCTCTGTGTTTCCGCCGAGAAGTCAGGAAAAAGCATTATTTTGGCATTCTCATATTTCAGCTCCTGAGCCCTTCTAGATGCTGACAGTATCATGTCCCTGTCCCTGTAGTTTAGGAATTTCACTAAAAAGGGACGCGGATATTCACCCGGAGGCCTCCTGCCCATGGGTACTCTGTGTGCCCGTTCCACCACATAAGTCGGGGGTCTCTCACCCAAATTTAGCAGTTTTATAAAGAAGTCCTCAGCAAAGGTGGTGGACTGTGGGCCCTCTGCCCCCTCCGGCAGTCCCACTACGCGGACATTATTCCTCCTTTGTCTGTCCTCAGCATCATTTGCGCGGTCCTGTAACAGTCTCACCACCTCTTGTAGTTCAGACAACTGATTGCCCTGTATATGGGTCTCATCCTCCACACTGGAgatcctctcctctgcctctgtcATCCTCCCCCTAATCTTATCCAGGTCATGTCTTATCAGGGTAAATTCTGTTGTGAGGTGATCTATGCTCACCATGACCGCGGCCTTGCTGGCAGTTATGGCCTCCAGGATCGGGCGAGTAATCGCCTCTTGGGCTGCATCTTGAGCCGGAGGGACAGGCTGAGGATCCCCCGCACGGATGTCCTGTGCATTCCCCTCGACATGTGCCATCTCCTTGGCTAGCCTCCGTGCACTTCTCGAGGAGGAAGGATtgggcaagatggcggcggcgactAGGCCTGCGTCTGAGCCTCGTGCAGAGCGGGTCTGGCGTTGGCACTTCGGGGTCTGATTTCcggattttgccgccccccttcgCATGTCCGGAGGTTCCCCCACCAGAAACTGGGCTGCTTTGGCAAAAAATCGGGCAGAAAAGCTCCTAGAAACGGATGGTTAGAGCGGATCACTGTGGAGCTCTCACAGCACACGTCTTCCCTCAATcacatccggacacgccccctACCTTTCCAAACTTAAAGGTGGACTAGGATTCCCCAATTTCGCCTCTTATTACCATGCAGCTCAAATAGCATGCATCCCCGAATATCACGCAAAATATGAAACCCCACTCTGGGTTGCAATTGAAGCAATTGACTGTGATCCATTTTCTATAACAAATTTAATTTAGTCGAAACCTTCAgatcataaaaatattaaaaataagattaCCAAACACACAGTTACCATCTGGGATACATTTAAACTTATCAAAGGACTACAATCTCCTCATGTTCCCCTTCTATCATTTATTAGAAACCCACTATTCTACCCAGCCTGCACATTCCCTAATTCATTTAAAAATGGATTTCCTTTGACATAACTCAACTCTGTGATATGTCAACATCTACTTCACTTAAAACATTTCCTGAACTATGTGATAGACATCAACTCCCCCAATCAGAACTTTTTCGATATCTGCAGATCAAAAAAGATTTCAtgccatatatacaaaatatgagtAAACTCGATGAAGTCACGCAATTTGAATGTATATGTAAACGCGAACCTcactctaaggcctcatacacacgaccgaacatgtctgctgaaactggtccacggacatgttcggtcgtctgtacagccgaccggacaattttccggcggatcggacaggtttccagcggacaaatgtttcttagcatgctaagaaacatgtccgctggaagcctgtccgtcggacatgttcggtcgtctgtacgactcaccggacatgtccgctcggccgaaagccctcgcatgtgtcgaagtgattcgacgcatgcgtggaagcattgacctttcagggccgcgcacgtcgccacgtcatcgtgaCGGCGCGGCCACTTCACCGCGTTCGCtatccgcgggaaatttggtctgatggtgtgtacagccatctgaccaaaatccgccagcggacatgtccgatgaaaacgatccgcagaccgttttcatcggacatgtcccgtcgtgtgtacgaggcctaagggtctcATATCAATAATATATAAACACCTTATTACTTTGCCTACTGCAGATCCACCATTATACGtggaaaaatgggagagagaccttggACTTCAGTTGGAATCATCCGATTGGGATAAAATTTGGACCACAACAAAATCATCTTCACAAAATATTATAGCTCTAGAGACAAATTATAAAGTACTTTTGCGCTGGTACTTGGTTCCTGTCAGAATTGTGAAATATATTCCGCAATACTCCCCACTCTGCTTCTGTGGCTGTGGTGAACTAggatcacatatacacatattttggAAATGTCCGGttacaaaatgtttttggaaagAGGTTTTTCTAACCCTCTCCACCTTattcaaaaaaacaatcaaacctgacccttcaattgcactactaaatctAAAACCGACTTCTATTTCCCACACTCAATTCAAACTCCTTCTACAAATAACTACAAACTACACTACAAAGCAGACAATCGCCAAAGCATGGAAAACCCCAACATTAATGATCTCAGAAACCAAAACCAGAATAAACCAAGCCATGACCCACTCAAAAACGGAAGCCATTACCAATGATAatattgcaaaatttgaaaaaatctgggATCCTTGGGTGACTAATTTTTTCCCTCCCAACTTTGACATCACATTATTAAGACCTTGGTAATATAACTACTAATAGCTATTTAATATGTTAATAACATAAGACAAACATAATAAGATACCCCGGGGACCTTTTTGACCTTTTCTATCTTATCTACCtactatctttatttttttttctcttcttcttacCCTTCCCTCTATTCTATCTTGTATCGTtagttattttttgttgttttttttctttcttagcatatattgttattatatgcaaaaatggtagcagcattactttttttttatgttttttatttatcagtATATTTCAGCTTTAGAGCTTTAGAGCTCCATTGAAACAGTTCAAACCTAATGTCTATACAATAaatcttcattatatattaccccaacattatacaaggtctagaaattatgacccttattttttttctttatgtattctcatattaccttacactgttaactacttaacccccgaaccatattgctgcccaaagaccagagtactttttgcgattcgggactgcgtcgctttaacagacaattgcgcggtcgtgcgacgtggctcccaaacaaaattggcgtcctttttttcccacaaatagagctttcttttggtggtatttgatcacctctgcattttttattttttgcgctataaacaaaaatagagcgacaattttgaaaaaaatgaatattttttactttttgctgtaataaatatcccccaaaaatatataaaaaaacattttttttcctcagtttaggccgatacgtattcttctacatatttttcgtaaaaaaaatcgcaataagcgtttattgattggtttgcgcaaaagttatagcgtttacaaaatagggtgtatttttatgtcatttttattaatatattttttttactagtaatggcggcaatcagcgtttttttttcggaattgcgacattatggcggacacttcggacacttttgacacatttttgggaccattggcatttttatagcgatcagtgctataaaaatgcattggattactataaaaatgccactggcagtgaaggggttaacactagggggcggggaaggggttaagtatgtcccttgttgtacttactgtggggggggggtggcctcactaggggaaacactgatcttctgttcatacattgtatgaaccgaagatcagcatttcccctgctgacaggaccgggagctgtgtgtttacacacacagctcccggtccccgctctgtaacaagcgatcgcgtgtgcccggcggcgatcgcgcccgccgggcacacgcatgggagtcgggggcgagcggggggcacgcgcgcgcctccagcggcgctcgcgcgccccctagtggcggctgagagagaggacgttatactacgtgctctcgcccagccgagccgacctgccgacgtagaacggcggtgcgcggtcggctagtggttaatatattattactatatctggtttgtaattactaaattcaacactaagcatatattttaacaagtctccagataatggtcaacatatgttaaactcaaattactgttttttttcttttgttgttgttGCCTTCTAAAAAACACTGGAGCTTGATATAAATATCTAATTTGTGTTCTTCTTAACTGCTACTATTTATAATGACTATGTTTATTGGCAATATAtgcttgtaattttgaaaatgtaataaacaaatttgacaaaaataaaataaaaatttaaatgacTAGGCTACCAAATGTCTATTGACAAAGTCGTAATGACGAAACTCGTCAGGACGTGATCTTACGGCAATCGGAAGTGATATACTGATGCCTTGCATTCCAAAGACCTGAGTGAGGAAACCAGAAGGAGTGCATGTTTTACTGAGCACACCACTGAACCATCTCTTGGACTCCTCAGTAAGAGATTGATATTAACAGTGACATCAAGTTATTAGATCAATCAGGAACAAGGAATGTGAACGTTTTTTTAGTGATTGCAAGTTTTTATGATCGGAGGAATTTCAATAAAAAGTTCAAAACGGGACTAGACTATGTGGAGCTTTCTTCTCATATTTTGGTGTCCGGGGATCTTTCGTTTGGAGTTCTGACTGGGGACACTTTGTGGAAGCAGCATTTGGATACATATTGAGGCCTGAAAACTTCAGTGGTCTGGTGAGTTTAAACCCCAGAGGGGAGTGTGACACACTATTTGGAGGAATCTTGTGAAAGGTGCACAGTTTACAGACAACACTAGGACAACCACCTGTGTCTACTTTGGACTCTCTTTCATCACAACCTGCTACCTCTTCTGTGTTTCTCGTTTGTCCACTTAGGGCAATAGACATTTGGTAGCCATTTGGTAGCCTAGTAATTGAAAATTTTGACCGGAGCGCTGCTTTTGATAGATTATTTAATACTGTTTTAGTATTGGGAATTATTTGTCTTATGAGAGGAATttgctatttaaaggggttgtaaaggtacattttttttccctaaatagcttcctttacctgagtgcagtcctccttcacttacctcatccttccattttgcttttaaatgtccttatttcttctgagaaatcctcacttccggttcttctgtctgtaactctacacagtaatgcgaggctttctctctggtgtggagtgtcatgctctccccctcccttggactaccggagagtcaggacactctctacattgcaaatagagaaaggagctgtgtgttagtgggcgttctgactctcctgtggtccaagggagggggcgagcacaacactccacaccagggagaaagccttacattactgtgtgaagttattgtaagtgcaattttaaaggggAGAGGTTTATACGGTACTAAACTATTGTGGCTTTTTTTACCTCTATATCTGAGCACCAGTCGCTGGATGCGTTTATGTACCCTTTTGAATCTGGAGAAGTGGAGAGGCATTTTTGAGTTCATACAatgctgtatatacagtacctttTGGTAAGAGCAATTACAACAGGGGTGTATTTAGACCCCAAATTATCTTAATGAGTGGTGGTTCTGGTGGAAGGGGATGAGCATTTCAAGCCGTTGAGATCgcttttgcttttctttgaacACGGACTCTTTTCTCTACTGTTTCTTACCTGTTAATGACCTTCACCTTCACTTTTTCAGATATAGTGtttatttattagaaaaaaaaaaaaaaaaaaaatatatatatatagatatatgtttttTAGGTAGCGTCGCCTTGATATGTAATGTGTTGTTAAAGCATTGTATGTTGTATTGCTATAATATAATTATTCCATCTAtgaagagaatagaatagaatgaacctataaagaaatataaaattaATGTGTTGTAGAATAGCTGGGGGAATAAATTAGGCTAAACCAGGGCTAAGTTCCTTCTCTTGGCTTGACTTTATCTGGTGCAAAGGTCAAAAATCCCAACCATTCATAGCATATTCTATTACAGTTGGTATATCAGATCATTAACAAGAATAAACCTAGTAGAGGGGATAGGGCATAGAGGGGCGAGAGAAAGAAATGTTCAGGGGAACCAATGGTTAGAGAATCAGCTGAAGGTAATCATAGTAGCGGGGTGGATATTATATTAGTGAACAGTCCAAACCAGGGGTAAATAGTGTTTGATCCAAGGTAACCATAAGGATTCAAAATTAGAAACTTTATCTAGTAGTATAGCTTCAGTTTTAGCATATAACATAGATTGTGTGACTCTTTGACTGACTCTCTGCAGAGAGTTTGATTTCCACGCTTTTGCTACAGTTTTTTGAATTGGCGGTgtgttatgctgcatacacacgatcggtttgtctgatgaaaatggtctgatggaccgttttcatcagactaaaccgataaTATGtgtggccccatcggttatttatccatcggttaaaaaattaggaactagttttaaaattatccgatggataaaaaacaatagaaaaaaagattttctgtaggcacgtccatcggttaaaaatccacacatgctcagaatcaagtcgacgcatgcttggaggcattaaacttcatttttttcagcacaatgtgttttacatcaccacgttctgacacgataatttttttaactgatggtgtgtaggcacgactgatcatcagtcagcttcatcggataactgatggaaaaatccatcagaccgttttcatcggatggaccgatcgtgtgtacagggcatcatgatttattatttttttgtttttctttaaaaaaatgcattcgtccgaaaatccaaatgaaggtcgaatctgtcattaaagggttatggtgtctgtcgaatattctaagaaaaaaaaaagaaaagaagattcgaaagaatcttttaaaaaaaaaattgactcttcatgtctctctatgtcgaatcttcatgtctctctatgtcgaatcttcatgtctctctatgttgaatcttttctctctatgtcgactcttcttcatgtctctagaatgtcgaatcttttctctctatgttgaatcttttctctttatgtagaataatattggactaatagagttaaggataggcacattcgaccgcaacaaaattgaaaaaaaagcattttttttatgtcagatctttcggttttcggtgctttcgttatcgtttgttaaaacgataacgagaatacctgaaattcggacgaaaatgcattcggacgaaaacgaatgcacatgtctaattgggGGGAACATTTGGATATTCTGGATGGGACCAGATACAATCTAGTTATAATTTGTTTTGAGAGCCACTATATTTTGTGTGGCTGGTTTAGTGGTTTGCCAAATTTGAGACCAGTctagttcatttttattttagatttttattaAAGGTCTTAAATTAGCTTTTTCttatatacacaattttttttacaatttctttaatGTCTTTATTTCTCAAGCTGTAAATGAAAGGATTTACAAAGGGAGTAAAAACCGTGTACAACAAGGACATTATCTTACTGGTGGTTCGTAACTGCCCTTTCTTTGGAATCAGATACATGGCAATTAGGGTTCCGTAAAATAGAAACACAACAATGAGATGGGAGCTACACGTGGAAAAGGATTTCAGTCTTCCTGAAAAGGAGGAAATATTTAACAGAGTTACAACAATATAAGTATATGAAACTACTATCAGAAGGAAGGGTAATACTATCACAGGGACACACAACAAGGTGGCTTCCATTTGAACTTTGGATGTATCGGAACAAGAAAGTTCCAGAAGAGGATTTAAATCACAATAGAAATGGTCAATAACATTTGGTCCACAGAATTCTAGTTCACATAAACCAAGTGTAAAAATGAATACCATAGAACAGCTCAAAAGCCAGGATGCAAGAACTAATTGAATGCAAAGTGTGTGTTTCATAATGGAGGTATAATGCAGAGGAGAGCAGATGGCTAGATAGCGGTCATAGGACATCACTGTCAGAAGGAAACATTCAAATGTTTCTATTGTGCCAAAGACATAATATTGAGTGATGCAACCAGAAAAGGATATGGGGGTCCTCTCGTGTAGAACAATATTTAACATGTTAGGAGCAATATCTGTGGTCAGCATAATGTCAGATACAGAGAGTTGGGAAAGGAAGAAGTACATGGGAGAATGAAGGGTCTTGCCATAGTTCACCAGTATGATGATCAACAAGTTGCCACATATTgtcaaaatgtatataataaggACCAAGGTGAAGAGCAGCAGATTATATACAGCCATATTGTGGAATCCCATGAAAACAAATGTGATGACACCACCTTTATCTGAGGTCTGTGAGACATAAGAAAATAAATTGATAATATAACATGCATTTGGTAACACTCCAATCAGGCATGGACGTGTGAGGGTGCGTGACGTGCGACATAGTGGGTGGGCTTTGTTACGGCAAAAGAcaattacatattttattttattataaaagaaaattaaaatgtcacaattGCAAATGTAATTAAAGTTCAATATCAGTTttcttagtaaatcagcccctgtccTTTCATATAGTATAAAAATGACACGGAGATTTAGGTGCAGAGTTTTAAATACGTCATAGCGCCTTATAAATAAGattaatttaaagtggaactatgtgCAAATACAAAATTACACATAAATATGTAGTATATACACCTTGTTCATCTACATTCACAAAGCGAAAAATTTGTtattttcataactttagtaCCTGAGATTACTGTACATATGCTTTAATGCATATGCAGAAGCAAAAATATGCTAAACTCAATGCACTAAGCTAAATAATGTATTCCTTGGCATTACTATTTTATCAATAAAAGCATtatagcttaaagcgggagtaaacccataaaacattttttacccttagattgatgctcattttgtctaggggaatcggctagttgttttaaaatcgaagctgtacttaccgttgtagagagcgatcttctccaccgcttccgggtatggtcttcgggactgggcgttcctattttgattgacagtcttccgacacgcttccgacggtcgcatccatcgcgtcacgagtagccgaaagaagccgaacgtcggtgtggctctatactgcgcctgcgcaccgacgttcggctactttcagaaaatcgtgacgcgatggatgcgaccgtcggaagcctgtcggaagactgtcaatcaaaataggaacgcccagtcccgca
It encodes:
- the LOC120930729 gene encoding olfactory receptor 11L1-like, with the protein product MGFHNMAVYNLLLFTLVLIIYILTICGNLLIIILVNYGKTLHSPMYFFLSQLSVSDIMLTTDIAPNMLNIVLHERTPISFSGCITQYYVFGTIETFECFLLTVMSYDRYLAICSPLHYTSIMKHTLCIQLVLASWLLSCSMVFIFTLGLCELEFCGPNVIDHFYCDLNPLLELSCSDTSKVQMEATLLCVPVIVLPFLLIVVSYTYIVVTLLNISSFSGRLKSFSTCSSHLIVVFLFYGTLIAMYLIPKKGQLRTTSKIMSLLYTVFTPFVNPFIYSLRNKDIKEIVKKIVYIRKS